The following DNA comes from Candidatus Micrarchaeia archaeon.
CCGAGATTTTTATACCTTTCGTCCCGCATCTCCTTTATCTCGGCTCTGAGCGCCGTGATTTCCCTGAGCAAGTCGTCGGCCGAGATTTTCTCATCCTCCGGCTTCCTCATGTGCGTCATCCGCGCCTGCTCGACTTTTTCCAGTATTTCGTCTATCAGCACCTTGTAATTTCCCACCCCGGGAAGCACGCCTTCCGCATGGCCCGAGCGCGTCCCGGCCGTTTCTATCTTGAGCGTGGCCAAATCCAGTATCTTTTCCGGGAGCGTGCGCAATACGTGCACGTCCTGCACTTTTTCCAGGGGTATGTCAATCCTCTCGGTCTGGAGCACGCCCTTCCTTATGACTATCTCCTTGTCGCTTATGTAATACTTGTAATTCCTGTAATCCAGCTCCATCCATGCGGCGTACGGCGCGAGCAGCAGAAGCATTATCACGAGAAACAGCGCTGCGTAGAGCGAAGGCGGGACGCCTAAAATCCCTTCGGTGAAAAAAACCGGCGCCAAAGAAGAGAGGATGAGCCAGACTACGAGGGCCAGAAGCGCCACGCCCCCTTCCCAGATTATGCGCACCTTCGGGTCCAGGTGCCTTATCTCGCTTTCATCTAGCGGATCTGCCATGGTTTTAATCCGCTTCCATTCTTTATAAACCTCGCTGCTTTTCAGGG
Coding sequences within:
- a CDS encoding PH domain-containing protein, with amino-acid sequence MADPLDESEIRHLDPKVRIIWEGGVALLALVVWLILSSLAPVFFTEGILGVPPSLYAALFLVIMLLLLAPYAAWMELDYRNYKYYISDKEIVIRKGVLQTERIDIPLEKVQDVHVLRTLPEKILDLATLKIETAGTRSGHAEGVLPGVGNYKVLIDEILEKVEQARMTHMRKPEDEKISADDLLREITALRAEIKEMRDERYKNLGVDSTSPRKAKSAKNS